TTGGTTATTTGTTGTACAAATAGGCCAGATTCTCAAAAAGAGAAAAATCTGGATAATATCTGCTACAATCTTTTTATTAATCCGCCAAACGACTACCGCACACACACTTTCTATTCTATTAATGATTCGCTTACCGAAAAAGAAATCCAACGTCAGATAATTGATTTCAAACAAGCGGGACTGGGTGGTTTTTACCTTCACAGTCGTTCTGGCTTAATCACCGAATTTTTAGGAGACGACTGGTGGAAGATTATGAAAGCATCGGTTGAAGCAGCCAACCAGGCAGGATTAAATTGTATGTTTTACGATGAAGACAAATGGCCAAGTGGATTTGCAGGAGGTATTGTTCCGAGAATGGATGAGAATTTCAGGGCGAAATGCCTCGCCCGTTTAGAAAAAAACACTCCACTGCCCGAAGGCGCTCAAATTATTGCCGAAGACGAAAAAACAAATTACGTTTTATACACCTCGCAGTTTGGATACGATATTTTTAACGGCACCTGTTATGTTGACTTATTTAATCCCGAAGCAGTTCAGGCATTTATAGACGTTTCTTACCGGCCCTATGTTGACAAGTACAAAACAGCTATTACAACTTATACTCCGGCCATTTTTTCAGACGAACCGCATGTGCATGCACGCTATTTCGACAAGAACACTCCAAATCTGGGCACACTCTCCTACTCGCCCTGGCTGGAAAAAAAATTTAGCGAAATGCATGGATACAAGCTGCGTGATAAACTTCCGCTTCTATACGAAGAAAAAGACAACTGGCGAGAAGTTCGCATGCATTACTATCAGGCAAAGGCTTTGGCTTTTGAAGAAAGTTACACCAAACAACTTGCTGACTATTGTGGCAAAAATGGTTTTGATTATACCGGGCACTACCTGGCCGAAGATATACTTTACAAAGTACGCGACCGCGCTGCAAATACCATGCTTCATTACCGCAGCATGCAACAACCGGGTATGGATATGCTGGGTTTATCAATTACCAACAAACTTATAACTGCCCGCAATTTAAGTAGTGTGGCTAACCAATACGGAAAACAAAAACGTTTAAGCGAATTGTTTGGAATTAGCGGTCAGAATATGAATTTTGAAGACCGAAAATGGTTGGCAGGCTGGCACAGTATTCTGGGTGTTAATCATTTTTGTCCGCACCTTACATTGTACAGCATGAAAGGGCATCGCAAACGCGATTACCCCCCAACTTTTTCATACCAGCAGCCGTACTGGAACTACAATAAAAAAATAGAGGATTATCTCGGACGCATTGCCTATGCTGCATCAATTGGCAAATACGTGCCACAACTTTTGGTCATTAGTCCACTGGAAAGCGAATATATTAAAGGAAACAACGATGGCGAATTTACAAGTGGCATGCTGGAAGCTTTAGATGTTCTGCAAGCTTTGCATTACGACTACGATGTTGGCGATGAGCAAATAATGGCTGACACGGCTTTTGTTCAGGCAAATAAGCTGGTAATTGGCGCAATGCAGTACGGACACATTGTTTTACCCGACATGATTTCAATACGCGAAACAACACTAAAACTGATTGAAACGCTGCAAAAAAACGGAGGACTGGTTATTAATTTCGGACGCTTTCCTGTGTACGTTGACGGGAAAAAAGATGAAGATAGATTGGCAATGTTAAAAAAATCAACCCTATTCCTTTCTGCTGCCGAGGCACCAAAACTACTTCCGGAAAAAATAAAACCAAATGTTACATTAAAGGGAGTAAACACGGATAAAATTTGGACGCAAACCCGTAAAGTCCAAAACGGACAACTTATTAATTTCTATAACAGTTCGCGCACCCAAAGTATACAGTTTGATTTGGTTGCTGACTTTAACAACGTACCACTTCTTTGGGACCCTTCGGAAATAGAATGCTATACCCTGGAGAAGAACAAGGATGGATCGTATTCAATTGAACTAAGCCCATCATCGAGCATATGGATAACAACCGGAGAAATAAACAACACCATACCAATTTCCGGCGATTATAAACTGCCCGAACTCCGAAAAAATGTTTTTGTGTTTGAAAACGAATGGCAGGGCGAAAGGAAACATGCCAATGCCATAACGCTCGATTTTGCTCAATACTCCACCAACGGGGACAAAACAATGAGTACTCCAGAGCCTGTCATCGGTATTTTTAACCGTTTAGCCAGCCAAAACTATATTGGTCAATTGGTTTTAAACTACCCTTTGCATGTTAAAACCTTGCCCCAAACCTGCCAGCTTGTTTTAGAACAACCTGACATGTACTCATCAGTTTCAATAAACGGAACAGAAATAGTTTTCAATACCAACCAGTACTATATCGATCGAACATTTAAAAGTACTGATATCTCTGCACTGATTTCGGCAGGTGACAATAATATTCAGCTGAAACTTGATTTTAAAGCACCACAACCACTCAGTTCCGACCCTGTTGAACGTTACGGAACCGAAATAGAAAGTATTTATCTGACAGGAGACTTTGCCGTGGAGGGAAAAAATGAATTGACCACCAATAATACGCAACGTAATCGCACGGGCGACTTTCAGGAACGACCGGCACATCAGTTCTCCGCCTTTTCAATTACGGCTGAAAAAGACATATTTAGCGGCAATTTAACAACCGAAGGTTATCCTTTTTACGCCGGAAGTTTCTCCTTGTCTCAGGATTTTGAAATGGCCCCGCCTGCTCCCGGAAACGAGTATTACCTTGAGCTCCCCAACTGCGAAGCCATTGTTGCAGTAGTTGAAATAAACGGCCAGGTTGTCGATACCCTGGTATGGGCACCCTTCAGAACAGAAATAAGCAACTACCTGTACGAAGGTAAAAACAAGCTTAACATCACCCTTATAAATTCGTTACGTAACCTACTTGGCCCCCACCATCACAAGGGCGTGGAACTTATAAAAGTTGGACCGCGAAGCTTTACCGGATCAGGGGGTTTCCCCGATGGCCGGGGTGAAAAAGATTGGTACGATCTTAGAAAAAAAGAAATAGAAACTGCCATATGGACAGATACATACAACCATATTCCCTTTGGTTTTATTGAAAATGTAAAAATAACTTCTTCAAAATAAATTTACGATGATGCAAAAAATTTTAATGACAATAACTGCAATACTCACCCTATTTATTCTCTCATGCTCGGCTCCGGTAAAAAAGGAAGAAAACAAAACGACAGAAAAATGGAGCATAAAAATGGCAGAAGCTGTGATGCACCGATATGATACACTTGCTTACTATAACGGCCGAACCCGCGCCGGTTGGTCGTACGATGTTTCCTTGTTAGGTGCAGCAATTTATAAATTAGGAGATGTTGACCAAAAATATTCGGATTACCTCAAAATTTTTATTGATATGCTGGTGGACAAAAACGGGAATATTGAACGTTACGATATGGAAAAATACAATATCGACCTGATTCGCCCGGCAACCTGCCTGCAAATTCTGGCAAACGATACCGGAGAAGAAAAATATAAAAAAGCCATTCCACAGTTTATTGAGCAAATGGAAAAACACCCAAAAACAGAAACCGGGGGATTTTGGCACAAGAAACGTTATCCGTGGCAAATATGGCTCGATGGAGTTTATATGGCGGCGCCTTTTTTGTCTCAGTATGCAACAGAAAACAACCAGCCACAATGGCACAGTGTGGTTACACACGAAATTTTGCTGGCTTACGAAAAAACTGTAGATCCGGAAACCGGGCTTTTGTACCACGCCTGGGATGAAAGCAAAGAACAACGCTGGAGCAACCCGAATACCGGACAATCTCCTCACTTCTGGAGCCGTGCAATGGGGTGGTATGTTATGGCAATTGTTGATGTGCTGGATTTTCTCCCTGAAGACCACCCGGACCGACCTGCTCTTATTGAGACATTAAACAAAACACTTGAAGCACTGCTTAAGGTACGTGATCCGGAAAAAGGCGTTTGGTACCAGGTACTCGATATGGGCAGAGCGGAAGGCAATTACCTTGAAGGTTCGGGTACGGCAATGTACATTTATGCCATGGCAAAAGGAGCTAAAAAAGGATATCTTGCTAAATCGTATCTTGATATTGCAAATGTCGCTTTTAATGACATGGTTGATACTTTTATTATTACTGATGAAGATGGATTAATAAGCATGGTTAACATTTGTGGAAGCTGTGGTCTGGGTGGTAATCCATACAGAGATGGCTCTTACGATTATTATATTAATGAGAAAATTGTTAAAAACGACACAAAAGGTGTTGGGCCATTTATTCTGGCAGCAATTGAACTTAACCGTTAAAAGAACTTGATTACATGCTACTTAAAATAAAAAATACCACCCTACTACTATTGTTGCTTATTTTTACAGCCAACCGCCTGGTGGCCGAAAGCCAGAAAATACTAATCACTGAGTTTATGGCTATTAACGACAAAACCATAAGCGATGAAGATGGTGACGATAGTGACTGGCTTGAGTTATTTAACCCCGGAGACAACACTGTTAGCCTGAACGGCTGGTATTTAACCGATAAAGCAGACAACCTGACTAAATGGAAAATACCCGATATCAACTTAAAAGCCGGTGAATACTTACTGATTTTTGCATCAGAAAAAAAACGCGATAATCCTGCCAGCGAACTACATACCAATTTTAAACTTTCAGGATCAGGGGAATTTTTAGCAATTGTAGAACCTGATGGAGTTACCATTTCCCATTCCTATGGCGAAAGCTATCCTGCTCAGCGTGAAGACATTTCTTACGGCCTTTACCAGAGCCAATACCTGTTCTTTTCAGAACCAACACCAGGCTTTACAAACGTTTTGGGCGAAGCTGTTCAGCCGCCTCAATTTAGTAAAACCCGTGGATTTTATGATTCGCCATTTCAGGTAACACTATCAACGATAGGCAGCGGAATAAAACTCTATTATTCTACAGACGGCACAAGACCCGATGCCGAAAATGGGACTTTATACACTTCACCCATTCAAATTTCAACAACTACTCCGCTTAGTGTTGTTGCCATAAACCAGGCAGGAGTGGCAAGCGATATTATCTCGCATACTTATTTCTTTATAAACGATATAGTTCAGCAACCCAATAACCCTGCTGGTTATCCTTCCACCTGGAGTAAATTCAAATACAAATCAGGATATGCTCCGGCCGATTATGAAATGGACCAGCAAATTTGCAATCATACCGATTATAAAAACCTAATGGATGATGCCCTTTTATCGGTCCCCACCTTATCAGTTGTAACAAATGTTGGCTACTTGTTTTCTCACGAAAAAGATGGCGAAACCGGGGGGATATATATTTTTACCGGAGACTCGGGAGAAGGAGGTGCAGGTTCTGATTGGGAAAGACCCGCATCTGTAGAATATTATGATCCGGCAAGCAATAAACAATTTCAACTAAATTGTGGATTGAGGTTGCACGGTGGCAACAGCCGTGTGCCCGACAACAGTGGAAAACACTCATTCCGCCTATCGTTTAGAAGCATGTATGGTCCATCAAAACTACAGTACCGTTTTTTCGATGACCCCACAGCCACAAACGAATTTAATGCTTTGGTACTGCGCGCAGGCTACAACTATTCCTGGACAAAGAACGATCCGAAACAACGTCAAAACGCCCAATACCTGCAAGATCCGTTTGCAAAAGATGCCCAACGTGCACTCGGACAGGTATCGGCCCATCAAAAGTTTGTACACCTTTATTTAAACGGCCTTTACTGGGGCTTATACAATGTTTCTGAAAAACTTACCAACGATTTTATGGAATCGTACCTAAACGGAGAGGAAGACGATTTTGATGTAATTAAAGATCACGGAGGACAGGTTGACGGCTACTGGACATCCTGGACACATTTATATAACCAGGCAAAAGCCGGTTTATCAAGCAATACCAATTACCAGAAGGTTCAGGGCAAAAACCCTGATGGAACAATCAATCCTGCTTTTGAAAATCTTTTGGATGTTGAAAATCTGGCTGGTTATATGCAATACAACATGTACATTGGTAACGAAGACTGGGACCACAACAATTGGATTGCAGCACGAAACCGGGTTACCAACGACGCCGGATTTCGCTTCTTTGCATGGGATGCCGAAACCTCGATGACCAGTGTAAATGCAAACATGGTTAACGAAAATAACGAGGAAAATCCAAGTTGGTTTTACCAGCTCCTGCAAGGAAATGAAGATTTCAGGGTACTTTTTGCCGACCAAATTCAAAAAAACTTTTTAAACGGTGGGCCACTCTCACCGGAAGCCTGTATAGAACGGTACACCAAACTGGCAGATGAAATTGATTTGGCCATTATTGCTGAATCGGCCCGCTGGGGAGACTACCGTAAAGATACCGATCCCTCGGACGGCACCCGGGTTTTGTATACCCGTAACGAACACTGGCTGCCGCGAAAAGAATATTTGCTTAATAATTACTTTCCGTACCGTACCGACATTGTGGTTGAACAATTTCGGAATATTGGCCTTTTCCCCAACATTGAAGCACCTTTATTTAGCGAGCAAAGTGGAGAAAAAACAACTGCGATTAATCTGGGCATGACAACCAACTATGGCGATATTTATTACACTACCGATGGCAGCGACCCACGCGAACAAATTACATCGAACATTACCGCCTCAGCGCAACTCTTTGGAAGCGCTATCTATTTGGCCGATGACGTTACGGTAAAAGCACGGGCCAAATCGGGCAACGAGTGGTCGCCGTTAACCGAAGGTACTTTCACCTTCGACAATGTTACCGCTATTGATGATGTTGTTCAAAATAATCTTTTCCACGACAATTATCCTAATCCGTTTAACCGTTCAACAACAATCAGGTACAGGCTGCCTGCCGATGGCAACGTACAATTGGATATTGTAACCATTGATGGCCGGCTTGTTGAAAACCTGTTTTCAGGATATCAGTGGCAAGGCGAAAACCGGGTTGAGTGGAATGCTGCCGGAAGTAAGTCGGGAATATATATTTACCGCTTACAATATAACAACCAATCCTATTTTGGGAAACTGGTATATAACAAGTATTAACAGCCATCAAGCTTAATGAAACTTATTAACTTTATATCAATCTGATAAAACATACCAAATGAAACGAGCATGTAAAATATTACACCCGGGAGGATTAACAAAATAAATGCGAGTTCCACACTATACCACTAAAAACAAACAATCTTAATAGTATGAAAAAAAATATCTACCTGTTCTTATTGATGATTTTTACCTACCAATTAAACGCCCAATCTCAGAAAGTCGTTATTTCTGAATTTATGGCTATTAACGACAAAACCTTGTACGATGAAGATGGTGACGACAGCGACTGGATTGAATTACATAATCCGGGCGATGCCTCTATAAATGTAAATGGCTGGTACCTTACCGATAAAGCAGACAATCTGACCAAATGGGAAATACCAAACATTACCATCCAGGCAGGTGGATATCTAATCGTTTTTGCTTCAGAAAAGAAACGAAATGACCCTTCGGGCGAGCTTCATACCAACTTTAAACTATCAGGATCAGGCGAATACCTTGCAATTGTTGAAGCCGATGGCACAAGCATATCACATGCTTACAATCCTGCATTCCCGGCACAAAGAAAAGATGTATCGTACGGTATTTATCAGGGACAGAATGTTTATTTTGATTCACCAACGCCGGGAGCCGAAAACACACATGGAAGCCTACCGTTCGCCCCATCATTTAGTATTTCACGTGGGTTTTATACCGCACCTTTCGAACTTACACTTTCGAGTCCTGATAATATTTCGATTTATTACACCACCGATGGCACACGTCCAAATAAATCAACAGCAACGCTGTATACTGCGCCACTAAATATTTCCAAAACAACTCCAATAAGTGCTGTGGCTATTAATACAGATAACGAAAGCAGCGAAATAATTACAAATACCTATTGGTTTATCAGCGATATTCTGGAGCAAGACAACACGCCTGAGGGTTATCCTGCTGACTGGAAGAAAGAAAGTAGCTCTACCCCCATTCCTGCCGATTATGAAATGGATGAGGACATTTGCAATGCTGAAGAATACAAGAATTTAATGGAAGAAGCCTTAACCTCAATCCCCTCAATAAGTATTGTTACGTCGAAACATTATTTGTTTTCGGATGTAGAAGATGAAAATGAAGGCGGCATTTATATTTACACCGGAAAGCCAAGTGCTACCGGAGAAGATTGGGTACGACCCACTTCGGCCGAATATTACGATCCAAAAACCGAAGATCAGTTTCAGCTGAATTGCCAGTTACGTCTGCACGGCGGTAACAGCAGAAACCCATCCAACAGCCCTAAACATGGCTTTCAGCTGCGGTTTAAATCGGCTTACGGCCCTTCTAAATTAAACTTTAACCTGTTTGATGAAAAAAGTGCTACAAACGAATTTAATGCCTTGGTGCTGCGCGCTGGTTACAACTTTTCATGGACAAAAAACAACGAAACCCAACGTACCGATGCCCAATACCTGCAAGACCCCTTTGCCAAAACAACGCAATTGGCCATGGGGCAACCTTCGGCACACGAACGTTTTGTGCACCTGTACATTAACGGACTATACTGGGGGGTTTACAATCTTTCCGAAAAAATTACAAACGACTTTATGGAGTCGTATCTGAATGGCGAAGAAGACGATTTTGACGTTGTAAAAGACCATGGCGATGTAGTAGATGGAAACAGAACCATGTGGAACAAAATGATGAGCCAGGCAGGAACAGGATTATCCAACAACAGCAACTACCAAAAATTGCAGGGAAAAAATCCGGACGGAACAATTAACCCCGGCTACGACAACCTGCTTGATGTTGAAAATTTTATTGATTACATGATTTACAATATTTATATTGGCAACGGCGACTGGGATAATAACAATTGGATTGCCGCGCGTAACCGCGTTACAAACGATGCCGGGTTTCGGTTTTTTGCATGGGACGCTGAAACATCAATGACAGATTTGAACTTCGATAACTCGGAACTAAACAACAGCGACAACCCAAGCTGGATTCTTCAGAAACTAAAAGCCAACAACGATTTTAAAGTACTTTTTGCTGATAGAGTTCAGAAAAATCTATTTAACGATGGGCCTTTGTCACCCGGGCAAGCTGCCAATAATTACGTTGAACTTGCAAATGAAATAGATAAAGCAATTATAGCAGAATCGGCCCGGTGGGGAGATTACAGAAGAGATGTTGATCATTCAAGCGAGACATTATACACCCGAAACGACCATTGGTTGCCACGTAAAGAATATCTGCTGAACAACTACTTTCCGTTCCGTACCGACATTGTTGTGGAGCAATTCCGAAATATTGGCCTTTTCCCCAATATTGAAGCACCTTTGTTTAGCGAAGAAAGTGGAGAAAAATCAAGTGCGATTAACCTGGAAATGACAACCAATTACGGCAGTATTTTTTACACAACCGATGGCAGCGACCCCCGCGAACAAATTACTTCTAACATTGCAAGTTCGGCCCAAATATTTAGCAGTGCTATCTATTTAGCCGATGATGTTACGGTTAAAGCCAGGGCAAAATCGGGTAACGAATGGTCACCAATAACAGAAGGTACTTTCACCTTTGATGGCCTTACTGCAGTTGAAGCAATTGCCACGAATATGCTTACGCACAAAAATTATCCAAACCCATTCAGAACCTCAACAACCATTGAGTATAATTTACCAGCCGATGGCAACGTATCTGTTGAAATTTTTACAATGGATGGCAGAATTATTGAGCATATTTATTCCGGCTTTCAATTTCAGGGGCTCAACCAGGTAACTTGGAATTCTTCGTCTTTTAACTCCGGAATTTACATGTACAGAATACGTTTTAATGATGAAACTTACCTTGGAAAATTAATTCGTAGTAAATAATTACACGTAAACAAAACAAAATCATTTATTTTCTTTCATTTTCGTTTGTTTTCGTTTATTTTTGACACAGAAAAAGAACGAAAGCATTACTATTTTCATTTACTACCTGTTAATGTACTTTATATTTTAAGGTATACTACAATTTTAAAGCAACAATGACTCAGTTAAAAAAATATATAATTGCAATAGACCAAAGCACTTCAGCTTCAAAGGTAATGCTGTTTAACAAACAAACCGACCTAATTCACAGGGTTAGCATTGCCCACGAGCAGTTTTACCCTAAAAACGGTTACGTTGAACACAATGCTGAAGAAATATTTGCAAACGTAGTAACCGGACTTGAACGTTTGGTGGCTGAAACACAGGTAAAGGAAAGTGAAATAGCAGGATTGGCTATTACAAACCAGCGCGAAACAGCACTAATATGGGACAAAACAACCGGCAAACCGGTTTACAATGCTATTGTTTGGCAATGCCAGCGTGGAGCGCCATTCTGTAAAGAACTTAGCAAGCAAGGCTACGAAGAAACCGTTCGCAAAAAAACCGGTTTAATAATCGATCCTTACTTTTCGGCAAGCAAGCTTCGTTGGCTAATGAAAAACAACGAAAGTTTACAAAATAAAGCGCAAAAAGGGGAGTTAATGTGCGGCACCATGGACAGCTGGTTACTTTATAAATTAAGTGGAGGAAAAGTGCATGCAACCGACTACTCGAATGCCTGCCGTACCATGCTTTTTAATATAAAAACATTGCAATGGGACGATGAACTTATTACACTTTTCGGTCTCCATAAAAATATGTTCCCTGAGGTGAAATTCAGTGATGAAATTTTTGGATACACAGCCCCCGGAATGGTTTCTGAGATGCCGCTTCCCATTGCCGGATTACTTGGCGATTCGCATGCTGCCCTGTTCGGACAACGTTGTTTTGACCCCGGGATGGCAAAATCTACCTACGGAACAGGATCATCAATGATGATGAATATTGGCAGTACCGCAAACGATGCACCAGAAGGGCTGGTTACTTCAATCGGTTATGCCTGCAATAAAAGTGTTAAATATGTTTTTGAAGGCAACATCCATTGTACAGGCGACACCTTAAACTGGTTAAAAAACGAAGTACAGTTAATAAATACATCTGAAGAGATTGAACCACTGGCAACTTCAGTTAGCAATAACAATGGAGTATACCTGGTGCCTGCTTTTGTTGGGCTTGGAGCACCGTACTGGGACAATGAAGCCCGCGCCTGCCTCTCGGGAATGCCACGAAATACAACCAAAGCGCATATTGTGAGGGCAGCTGTTGAAAGCATTGCCTACCAGGTAAAAGATTTGGTAACTCTGATGGAAGAACAGGGTAATATTCCATTGAAGGAGCTCCGCGTTGACGGTGGACCAACCCGAAATAGTTTCCTCATGCAATTTCAATCCGATATACTTTCAAGAAAAGTGGCTGTTTCCGAAATAGAAGAAATATCGGCATTGGGTTCAGCATTTATGGCCGGACTGGCAACTGGTTTTTGGAAAGATCTGGATGAGCTAAAAAGTTTAAGGAAAGAGGGTAAATCATTTTACTCAAAAATGGAGCAACCAATAAATGAAAAGCTTTACAAAGGCTGGAAGAAAGCTGTTGAACGAGCGCGCCTATAGAGCTAAGAAATTGAGCTAATAATTAAAACAAGATAAAATGAATAATAAAGAATCGTTTGGCGTAATTATCGCAACAAGGAACATTTTTAATTTTCAGCTGGCAGTTGATGCGCGTAAGAAAGTAATAGAGAAGCTAACTAAAATGGGATTCGGCACTGTAATTTTACCTGAAGACCAAACTCCAACGGGAAATATTGAGGGCTACGAAGATGCCATTAAATGTGCAAAATACTTTAAACAAAATGCCGATAAAATTGATGGAATAATTGTTGTTTTGCCAAACTTTGGCGATGAGCTTGGTGTTGTTAACACCATTAAAATGGCCGGTTTAAATGTTCCCGTTTTGGTTCAGGCCTGCGACGACGACAACGACAAAGTTGACGTAAAAAGCCGCCGCGATTCGTTCTGTGGAAAACTGTCGGTGTGCAACAATTTCTACCAGTATGGCATTAAATTTACCGATACCACCTACCACACCTATAGCCTCGACAGTGATACCTTTACAAAAGACATTTACAAATTTGCTGCCGTATGCCGTGTTGTAAAAGGGTTAAAAGGCTTGCGCGTTGGTGCTATCGGCACACGCCCTATCGGTTTCCAAACCATGCGTTTTAGCGAAAAAATACTTCAGCAAAACGACATAACCGTAGTACCTGTTGATATGTCGGAGATTTTGGCTGCTGCCGAAAAAATCGATGAGAACGCAAAAGAAGTAATTGAAAAAGTGCAAGCCATTCAGGATTACGGAACCTGCCACATATTACACAAGAAACAAATTTTTAAGCAAGCGCGTTTTGGGTTGGCAGTTGAAAACTGGATTGAAGAAAACGATATCGACATTTCGGCACTGCAATGCTGGGAATCGATTGAAAAAAATTACGGCTGTGCAGCCTGTGTAACCATGAGTATGATGGGCGAAAAACTTATGCCATCGGCCTGCGAAGTTGACGTTGCCGGTACAATTGGCATGTATGCACTGGCATTGGCCGCTCAAAAACCATCGGCATTGCTCGATTGGAATAATAACTTCGGTGAAGACCGTGACAAATGTGTACTTACCCACTGCAGCAACTATCCAAAGTCGTTCTTCGAAAATGAAATTGAAATTGGCAGCCTTGATGTGTTGGGAACTGTTTTGGGTCAGGAAGATACTTTTGGAGCCGTTAAAGGCAAAGTTGCACCGGGTAAAATGACTTATTTCCGCATTTCTACCGACGACACAAATGGAACTATAAAATCGTACCTGGGAGAAGGACGAATTACCGACGACCCTTACGGTATGGATGGAGGAATTGCAGTTTGCGAAATTCCAAACCTGCAAAACCTGATGAAATACATGTGTAAAAATGGCTTCGAGCATCACGTAGGAATGGTTCGAAGCCACGTAGGCGACATTCTTGAAGAAGCAATTGGCAACTACCTGGGTTGGGAATTGTACAAACATCAGTAAGCCAACACAAACGTTCAAAGTTTAAGATTGAATATGATGCATTTTACAGATAAAGAACTTGAAATTAAATCAGCTCAGTATCGAAAAGCTCTGCTGAAATATATAAAATTGGCTAAAGCCGGACATACAGGAGGCAGCCTCTCGTGTACCGACATTTTAAACGTTTTATACAACGATGTGATGAATGTTGGCCCCGAGAATTTCTCAGATTGCAATCGCGACCGATTTATACAAAGTAAAGGCCACTCGGTTGAAGCCTTATATGTTGTTTTGGCTGACAAAGGTTTTTTCCCTGAAACCGACCTTGAAACGCTTTGTCAATACAAATCAAAATATATGGGGCATCCCACCCGAAAAGTTGCCGGCGTGGAGTTTAATACCGGGGCGTTGGGCCATGGTTTACCAATTAGTGCAGGCATTGCTTTAGCTGCAAAAAAAGACAAAGCCGCATACCGCGTATTTACGCTCCTGGGCGATGGTGAGCTGGCCGAAGGATCGAATTGGGAAGCAGCAATGATGGCAGCCCACTATAAACTTGATAACCTGATAGCCATTCTCGACCATAATGCGCTACAAATTACCGGCCCAAACCGCGAAGTTTGCAGCCCCTATCCTATTGCTGAGAAATGGGAAGCTTTTGGGTGGAAAGTTGTGGAAACTGACGGTAACAATATTGCAGAACTTCGCAAAACATTAAAAAAAATACCAGCAAAAAATGGCAAACCTACATTT
Above is a genomic segment from uncultured Draconibacterium sp. containing:
- the glpK gene encoding glycerol kinase GlpK, producing MTQLKKYIIAIDQSTSASKVMLFNKQTDLIHRVSIAHEQFYPKNGYVEHNAEEIFANVVTGLERLVAETQVKESEIAGLAITNQRETALIWDKTTGKPVYNAIVWQCQRGAPFCKELSKQGYEETVRKKTGLIIDPYFSASKLRWLMKNNESLQNKAQKGELMCGTMDSWLLYKLSGGKVHATDYSNACRTMLFNIKTLQWDDELITLFGLHKNMFPEVKFSDEIFGYTAPGMVSEMPLPIAGLLGDSHAALFGQRCFDPGMAKSTYGTGSSMMMNIGSTANDAPEGLVTSIGYACNKSVKYVFEGNIHCTGDTLNWLKNEVQLINTSEEIEPLATSVSNNNGVYLVPAFVGLGAPYWDNEARACLSGMPRNTTKAHIVRAAVESIAYQVKDLVTLMEEQGNIPLKELRVDGGPTRNSFLMQFQSDILSRKVAVSEIEEISALGSAFMAGLATGFWKDLDELKSLRKEGKSFYSKMEQPINEKLYKGWKKAVERARL
- a CDS encoding transketolase; this translates as MMHFTDKELEIKSAQYRKALLKYIKLAKAGHTGGSLSCTDILNVLYNDVMNVGPENFSDCNRDRFIQSKGHSVEALYVVLADKGFFPETDLETLCQYKSKYMGHPTRKVAGVEFNTGALGHGLPISAGIALAAKKDKAAYRVFTLLGDGELAEGSNWEAAMMAAHYKLDNLIAILDHNALQITGPNREVCSPYPIAEKWEAFGWKVVETDGNNIAELRKTLKKIPAKNGKPTFVIANTIKGKGVSFMENEKKWHHGVPSDNQYDLAVKEIEAELEQLTVFK